The region TTATTTGCCCCGTGCTGAGCAGCGCGAGCTGAGCGGTTATCTGGATATTTCTCTGCTGGACGATGCCTTAATGCACGATGACAGTGCGCAGCTTGCGGCAGGATGAAACGAAGTGATGCAAATGATCGGTGGCTGAATCTAAGGTTTCGGATTCAGCATCCGAGAACATCCTACTTAAATCCTATTATTTTCATTCTGTTATAAAATTTTTCCTCATTATGAGTGCCACTGGCGTGAATTATGCATCAGCCCTGCTGATGAATATTCTGCCGGAGCACACTTATGTCACACTCCCCAAAAGGTTTATTGTATGGGCTTGATGCCCGTATTGGTCCTGTTCCCGCCTTTTTCGCTGCGTTGCAGCACGTCCTTGCCAGCGTGGTGGGGATCATTACGCCGCCACTGATTATTGGTTCAATCCTCGGATTGCAGACTTACATTCCGTATCTGATCAGCATGTCTTTGCTGGTTTCCGGTTTAGGGACGTTTCTGCAGGCGCGTCGCTTTATGGGGATTGGGGCGGGCATGATTTGCCTGCAAGGCACCAGCTTTGCCTTTCTGGGTGTCATTTTGTCCGGTGGTTTGATGGTGAAAGCGCAGGGCGGTTCACCGGAAGCTGTGATGGCGATGATCATGGGCTGCAACTTCGTGGCAGCGTTTATTCCGATGTTGATCAGCCGTTGCGTAGCGCCGTTGAAGAAAGTGCTGACGCCGGTGGTGACCGGCACGGTGATCACCTTGATCGGCATCAGCCTGATTAAAGTTAGCATCACAGATTGGGCAGGCGGGCATAACGCCGCTGACTTTGGCGCTCCGGGGAATCTGGCGCTGGGCGCGCTGACGCTGCTGGTGATCATTGTGCTCAACCGTTCCCAAAATCGCTGGATGCGTCTGGTTGCGGTGGTGGCAGGCATCACCGTGGGTTGTCTGGCGGCGGCACTGACCGGCCATCTGCCCATCAAACCGATGGCCTCCGGCTCCTGGTTGGTTTTGCCTTCATTTTTCCGCTTTGGCTTTGATTTTAGCTGGAGCATTTTCGTGCCGATTGCGCTGGTGTCGGTGATTTGCGTGATTGAGGCGGTAGGAGATTTGACAGCGAATTGCCTGATCTCACAACAACCGATTGAGGGTGAAGGTTTTCAACGTCGTTTGCAGGGCGGCATTCTGGCAGATGGTATGAGCTGCCTGTTTGCCGCGATGTTTTCGGCATTCCCTAACACCACTTTTGCGCAGAATAACGGCGTGATTCAGATGACCGGTGTGGCCAGCCGTTATGTTGGCATGGTGATTGGCCTGATGTTATTGCTGTTGGGCGTGTTTCCGGTGATCGGCAATGTGCTGCAGCAAATCCCTGCGCCGGTCCTTGGTGGCGCGACCCTGGTGATGTTTGG is a window of Pantoea rwandensis DNA encoding:
- a CDS encoding nucleobase:cation symporter-2 family protein; its protein translation is MSHSPKGLLYGLDARIGPVPAFFAALQHVLASVVGIITPPLIIGSILGLQTYIPYLISMSLLVSGLGTFLQARRFMGIGAGMICLQGTSFAFLGVILSGGLMVKAQGGSPEAVMAMIMGCNFVAAFIPMLISRCVAPLKKVLTPVVTGTVITLIGISLIKVSITDWAGGHNAADFGAPGNLALGALTLLVIIVLNRSQNRWMRLVAVVAGITVGCLAAALTGHLPIKPMASGSWLVLPSFFRFGFDFSWSIFVPIALVSVICVIEAVGDLTANCLISQQPIEGEGFQRRLQGGILADGMSCLFAAMFSAFPNTTFAQNNGVIQMTGVASRYVGMVIGLMLLLLGVFPVIGNVLQQIPAPVLGGATLVMFGSVVAAGIRVMTQSPLGRREMLIVAVSFGIGLGVEAVPEVLKQLPSLVSNLFGHAVTTGGILAMLLNIVLPSERGDDRVIGAVEENH